One segment of Massilia sp. Se16.2.3 DNA contains the following:
- a CDS encoding YaiO family outer membrane beta-barrel protein encodes MRHYTKRGSLGFETLRAHRFDQTGYAWALDAYTDLWEGAYANIRYQRAPAARLFPANSGRIEIYQALGNGWEAALADDVLGFDGRVNIYGITLGKYGGNWYVQLRHQNIVTADSHSNGQRLMARYYYRGDADSYLEGTINRGRSDDPLSLSGGRSRSGGGSVSWVRYWSDNWGTKASASFSRDGQDARERGVSVGLYRRW; translated from the coding sequence GTGCGCCACTACACGAAGCGCGGCTCGCTCGGCTTCGAAACCCTGCGCGCGCACCGCTTCGACCAGACGGGCTACGCCTGGGCGCTCGACGCCTATACCGACCTGTGGGAGGGCGCGTATGCGAATATCCGCTACCAGCGCGCCCCGGCCGCTCGCCTGTTCCCGGCCAATTCCGGCCGCATCGAAATCTACCAGGCGCTTGGCAACGGCTGGGAAGCCGCGCTCGCCGACGACGTGCTCGGCTTCGATGGACGCGTCAACATCTATGGCATCACCCTCGGCAAGTACGGCGGCAACTGGTATGTGCAGCTGCGCCACCAGAACATCGTCACGGCGGATTCGCACAGCAACGGCCAGCGCCTGATGGCGCGCTACTACTATCGCGGCGACGCCGACAGTTATCTCGAAGGCACCATCAACCGTGGCCGCAGCGACGATCCGCTCTCGCTCTCGGGCGGGCGCAGCCGCTCGGGCGGCGGCAGCGTGAGCTGGGTGCGCTACTGGTCGGACAACTGGGGCACCAAGGCCAGCGCCAGCTTCTCGCGCGACGGCCAGGACGCGCGCGAACGCGGTGTCTCGGTCGGACTGTACCGCCGATGGTAA
- a CDS encoding LTA synthase family protein: MFIAGALPLALIPSLRWRTLALGMLWSVLLVVHTGLLQYHWISGVPLGADLFAYSSDEVRTTVGGGWQVSPLLGLALVAALAVLWTLLSMSERALLVAARRRTHRTGRGHGQRPRLCALLPVRFAPKVARTDADLAYLTNKTAYFVDSNLAHLCGAGEERAPQNAQAAQALTPWAGSDPRYPFLHAERTPDTLGPLFNPQAGKPPKIVFIIVEGLGRTFSGPGARLGSFTPFLDELAGRSLYFENFLAGQGRTFGVLTTVFGSLPFGENGLTALGERLPRHESLLSILKRQDYRLRFYSGSNLEFDNEGLFLRRQGVDTFVSEKDFSAPYERANDWGYADRDLMEVAVAREAQAPAGPAVAVVQTTSMHSPFTFPGKEAYMRRAAERVAQLKLPAAPVYENDRAIFASILYTDDALRMFFERAAKWPDYDNTIFVITGDHRLPELPMDTRIERYHVPLIVYSPLLKAPRAIKAISSQFDIAPSLLAYLANNHGLQSPRDVTWIGTGLDTEPSFRNLHVIPLKQTKSEMSDFVSGTAYLAQGQLYTISDGMQADRGDDAQALARAQAQFRAFLTDNGAAGRSAALGPAQAQLASYGGERTLRTATLAAAAGDIGVTGLRRVAGADGAPAFEATFTNHGATRSPEFMPLLVIANEHGLELGETAGAPRTLAPGERAVITLRPDLRKVAPGSYFVSVLPSHPDTGRSIGMGQYHVEAKL; this comes from the coding sequence GTGTTCATCGCCGGCGCCCTGCCGCTGGCCCTGATTCCCTCGCTGCGCTGGCGCACGCTGGCGCTGGGCATGCTGTGGAGCGTGCTGCTGGTGGTGCATACCGGACTGCTGCAGTACCACTGGATTTCCGGCGTCCCGCTCGGGGCCGACCTGTTCGCGTATTCCAGCGACGAGGTTCGCACCACGGTCGGCGGCGGCTGGCAGGTCAGTCCGCTGCTGGGCCTCGCGCTGGTGGCGGCTTTGGCGGTGCTGTGGACGCTGCTGTCGATGAGTGAGCGTGCGCTCCTGGTGGCCGCGCGCCGGCGGACGCACCGTACTGGTCGCGGCCATGGCCAGCGCCCTCGCCTTTGCGCGCTGCTGCCGGTGCGCTTCGCGCCGAAGGTGGCGCGCACCGATGCCGACCTGGCCTACCTGACCAACAAGACGGCGTACTTCGTCGACAGCAACCTCGCGCACCTCTGCGGCGCGGGCGAGGAGCGCGCGCCGCAGAACGCGCAGGCCGCGCAGGCGCTGACGCCCTGGGCCGGCAGCGATCCGCGCTACCCCTTCCTGCATGCCGAGCGCACGCCCGACACCCTCGGCCCGCTCTTCAACCCGCAGGCTGGCAAACCGCCGAAGATCGTATTCATCATCGTCGAGGGCCTGGGACGCACCTTCTCCGGACCCGGCGCGCGCCTGGGCAGCTTCACGCCCTTCCTCGACGAACTGGCGGGACGCAGCCTGTACTTCGAGAACTTCCTGGCCGGCCAGGGCCGTACCTTCGGCGTGCTCACCACCGTCTTCGGTTCGCTCCCCTTTGGCGAAAACGGCCTGACGGCCCTGGGCGAGCGCCTGCCGCGCCACGAATCGCTGCTGTCGATCCTGAAACGCCAGGACTACCGGCTGCGCTTCTATTCCGGCTCGAACCTGGAGTTCGACAACGAGGGCCTGTTCCTGCGCCGCCAGGGCGTCGACACCTTTGTCAGCGAAAAGGATTTCAGTGCGCCTTACGAACGTGCCAACGACTGGGGCTACGCCGACCGCGACCTGATGGAAGTGGCTGTGGCGCGCGAGGCCCAGGCCCCGGCGGGACCGGCGGTCGCCGTCGTCCAGACCACCAGCATGCACAGCCCCTTCACCTTCCCCGGCAAGGAAGCGTACATGCGGCGCGCGGCCGAACGCGTGGCGCAACTGAAGCTGCCGGCCGCTCCCGTGTACGAGAACGACCGCGCCATCTTCGCCAGCATTCTCTACACGGACGATGCGCTGCGCATGTTCTTCGAGCGCGCCGCCAAATGGCCGGACTACGACAACACGATCTTCGTCATCACCGGCGACCACCGCCTGCCCGAGCTGCCGATGGACACGCGCATCGAGCGCTACCACGTGCCGCTGATCGTGTACTCGCCGCTGCTGAAGGCGCCGCGCGCGATCAAGGCGATCTCCTCGCAGTTCGACATCGCGCCTTCGCTCCTGGCCTACCTGGCAAACAACCATGGCCTGCAGTCGCCGCGCGACGTCACCTGGATCGGCACCGGCCTGGACACCGAGCCGTCCTTCCGCAACCTGCACGTCATCCCGCTGAAACAGACCAAGAGCGAGATGAGCGACTTCGTCTCCGGCACGGCCTACCTGGCGCAGGGCCAGCTCTACACGATCAGCGACGGCATGCAGGCCGACCGCGGCGACGACGCGCAGGCGCTGGCACGCGCCCAGGCGCAGTTCCGCGCCTTCCTGACCGACAACGGTGCCGCCGGCCGCAGCGCGGCGCTCGGGCCCGCGCAGGCGCAGCTGGCCAGCTACGGCGGCGAGCGCACCCTGCGCACGGCAACGCTGGCGGCGGCTGCCGGCGACATTGGCGTGACCGGCCTGCGCCGGGTTGCCGGTGCGGACGGCGCGCCGGCCTTCGAGGCGACGTTCACCAACCACGGCGCCACCCGCTCGCCCGAATTCATGCCGCTGCTCGTCATCGCCAACGAGCACGGACTGGAACTGGGCGAAACGGCGGGCGCCCCGCGCACGCTGGCACCCGGCGAGCGCGCCGTCATCACCCTGCGCCCGGACCTGCGCAAGGTGGCACCGGGCAGCTATTTCGTCTCGGTCCTGCCCTCGCATCCCGACACCGGGCGCTCGATCGGCATGGGCCAGTACCACGTGGAAGCGAAGCTGTGA